The Pasteuria penetrans genome segment GTTATTATGTAAAAAGGGGATGACTCATGCCCCCTACCTCTGATAGAATATTGATCATCAACAAACAATAAACTCAGAGGAGGGAAAACATGAGCATCCACACCCATAATACAACATTATCAGGAAAAATCAATATCCAAAAAGAAGAGTCATGGATAGCTAGAAATTCGATGAAGATAGGCGACCGGTCCATGGACTCCCCGTATTGTGGAAAAACACTGAAAAGTACGTGTCCCTTCTGTCATAGCCATAATGTCTTAATAGATGAGAAACTGATTCTAACCGATAGGACCATAATGGCAATAGCAAACGAAAAGCTGGCCCTAGCCAACGAGACAATGGCAATGGCAAACGAGAAGCTGGCCCTAGCCAACGAGACAATGGCAATGGCAAACGAGAAGCTGGCCCTAGCCAACGAGACAATGGCAATGGCAAACGAGAAGCTGGCCCTAGCCAACAAGGCAACGGCAATGGCAGCAGGGAATAAGGACACAAAATGGTCTGCGGTAGCCGGTGAGATTGGGAAATTACATAGTATGAATCCGTCCCCTGCCCCCCAAGAAACGGAACACAACCCACTGATCGAGGATTCTCCATCCATAACTTTGCGTGACGGAAAAGATAAAGGTCCGGGGAATGCACGATCCGAAGGGGATGGATATCATCAATTGCACGATCCAAAAACTCGGGATCGGTTCTTACGTGCTCAACGTTTTTTCGATGATCTCAAGGAGGGAATTACCTCATGGGGTCCCAAGGAGTGGGAGGAATCTAGGCATCTGATTGAGAAACTGCTATTATTGTGTTGTCCATCGAACCACAAGGAAAAGACGAAGGATTCCCTTCCCCTGGACGATATTACTAGCCTCATGTTCCATCACGACGGTGGTAGTATTTTGGTGCGGGCGCTGATTGGATTGTTAAAAAACGCATGGATCCCAGAGATAGACCCTCTAACCGACCCAAAGAATTGGAAACCCGTTGTCGAGGACCTATGTAACTTACGCATGCGTGTAGATCGAACCCTCCATTGTCTGAAATATCCCCAGGATGAGGGGAATGGGGTCTATCATCGCGGATATAGCACACTGTTTGGGGAACTAGATCTAGAGGTTCCTAGGACAAGATGGGAATTTTCACCGTACTCGTTACCACGTTATCAGAGTGCAAAGAATACCCTCAAAGATTTCGTTTATCGTCTTTATCTTCCGGGCCTCTCCTTGCGAAAAATTAGTAAACTATTGGAGGAAGGATTCAACCTTCGGACGCCCCCGGAAACGCTTTCGCAGTGGTTGCAACCTTATTACAACGATGCTATACAATATTTCGAAAGGGATCTGAGCACGACAGTATATACAGCCATAGGTATGGATACCCTCTTTGTTCCCATTCGGGAGGAGGGTCGTTATGTTTCGAAAGCGATCGCAGTCAGCACGGGTATCACGGCGGAGGGGAGGCGGGATATAATAGGGATCACCCCCTCGCCTGATGAGAATGTTGAATCCTATGATCAGCATATAGGGAAACTAAAGGAACGGGGCCTGAATGTCAACGATATACGTATCGTTACCACAGATGGGCATAGGGCTTTTCCCTTAGTTGTACGCAAGCATTTTCCTCACCATACGGTTCACCAACGATGTTACGTTCACGCGATTCGTAACATCATGAATGCAGCTCCTAAAAGTATGAAGAAGGAAATGGCTAAGGACGCTTCTTACGTCTTACGGTCTGGGGATATGGGACAGGCACTAGAACGGTGGTCCGAGTGTGCAGGGAAGTATCGGTTTGGAAATAAGGCGACATGCGAAGCATGGGAAAGGCTCAGTCCTAAAAAAATCTCCTTGAGTTTGCAAGCGGCATCCATAACCCAAAACCCCATACTTCTGCCCTATATACTATCCACGAACTACACGGAATCGCTGAATGCTCTGTTTCGTGAGAGAACGAATAGCAAAAAAGGTGGATTCGTTAGTCTTGAGGTAGCGATGAAGGAATTGATGCTTACCGCTTTCTATTGGGTGGGGAAACAAAAAGAAAACCCCAACCCATTGCCTGTCGAGGATCTTCTTTCGATCCCTGCTGACTACGAGTCCGAAATTTCGAACGGAGAACCTCTTCCCACCACGGCTTATGACTTTCATCCCCTCTTATGCACGGAACAAGGGCAGGGTTGTATGGACGATGTCCATACCCTTGATTTCTAGCTAGCACCTTTCGGGGAAAATCCGTCTAAGGCGCCACGATGGTTTTTCCCCGGGAAACTCCCTCCATCCGACGAGTTCTTCCACGGAACGGAGGTACCATATTCCTTCTCAAGAATCCCACCGCCTAGTTCTGGGGGTAACCTATGTGGTACAATCCTTCCAGCATCAGACTGGGTATCCGCCGCCCATCTCAATATCCATTATACCCCTAAATCTCGCAACGGTCTGTCCAGCCCATTATTTTCTGAATTTACAATAAATTAGTGATTAAAGGAAACACCTTATAAATATAAGATAAATACCCCTGGGATATCAAAACAGGAACAGTGTCATAACAAAATGTTATTATGTTACTCAATTGCTTTACGAAAAGGTGAGACTAGATTCATAGATAGGGCATTCCCCACAAGAAATTGCACGGTCCCGATCCTCCCTTCCCTTTGCCTTTTCCTGTGGTTTCCCACTATACTTTAGAATCCAAGACCCCACGGTTGGATGAGGAGCACCCAAAGATTGGACAAAGACGGAACCTTTTTCGTGAAACGCTGATCCCCCCATTCAATCTTCCCCGCAGTATTGGTTGTACTACTTAGAGGGGTATAAACAGCCCCCTTCCCTACTACGTGTATAAGCATTACGATTCAAAACTTTGCTTATTCATAGTGAAGTCTTCCGCGTTCACTTACGCTAACCACAGGATCAGAAGAAACGACATTCCTTGCATATAAATTCATATTACATATATACAAAAATAATAAATATGAATAAAAAATATAATTATTTATTAAAATGTTAAATAAAATTTATTTAAATACAAATACACCCCCCTATCGTTAGCCGCCCCCTATGATATTCATGTAGATCTTGAACGAAATAAACATCGAACCTGAAAAGCCACCGAAATGGGCTACGGTCCAATCGCATGCGTAAACCCTTCGGAGAGCTTCTCCGTAGATTTTCTGAGGGCCTTACCGTACCCGAAGGAAATCCCCTTTGAACTAGAATGAATGAAATATAGTTTTTTTATAAATATAAAAATTAAAATCAATTATTCCCTTTCCTTTGACTGGATATCATAATCCATCCCACATAGGA includes the following:
- a CDS encoding IS256 family transposase gives rise to the protein MSIHTHNTTLSGKINIQKEESWIARNSMKIGDRSMDSPYCGKTLKSTCPFCHSHNVLIDEKLILTDRTIMAIANEKLALANETMAMANEKLALANETMAMANEKLALANETMAMANEKLALANKATAMAAGNKDTKWSAVAGEIGKLHSMNPSPAPQETEHNPLIEDSPSITLRDGKDKGPGNARSEGDGYHQLHDPKTRDRFLRAQRFFDDLKEGITSWGPKEWEESRHLIEKLLLLCCPSNHKEKTKDSLPLDDITSLMFHHDGGSILVRALIGLLKNAWIPEIDPLTDPKNWKPVVEDLCNLRMRVDRTLHCLKYPQDEGNGVYHRGYSTLFGELDLEVPRTRWEFSPYSLPRYQSAKNTLKDFVYRLYLPGLSLRKISKLLEEGFNLRTPPETLSQWLQPYYNDAIQYFERDLSTTVYTAIGMDTLFVPIREEGRYVSKAIAVSTGITAEGRRDIIGITPSPDENVESYDQHIGKLKERGLNVNDIRIVTTDGHRAFPLVVRKHFPHHTVHQRCYVHAIRNIMNAAPKSMKKEMAKDASYVLRSGDMGQALERWSECAGKYRFGNKATCEAWERLSPKKISLSLQAASITQNPILLPYILSTNYTESLNALFRERTNSKKGGFVSLEVAMKELMLTAFYWVGKQKENPNPLPVEDLLSIPADYESEISNGEPLPTTAYDFHPLLCTEQGQGCMDDVHTLDF